From the genome of Ailuropoda melanoleuca isolate Jingjing chromosome 5, ASM200744v2, whole genome shotgun sequence:
GCCCATGAAGTTGGGGGGGCACTCACAGGCATAGCTGGCCCCCTGGCTGCGCTCCCGGCAGGAACCCCCATTGAAGCAGGGGGAGTCTGCGCAGCTCAAAATATTGTGTTCGCAGTGCAGGCCGTAGTAGCCTGGGGGACACAGGCAGCGGTAGCCATCCTCCTGGTCCTGCAGAGAGACCGGAAAGAGGCCCAAGTCAGACCCTGGGGGGCAAGGATGCGTGGCCTGGGGCCAGACCCCACCCCCCCACAATGCCACGGCCGTACCTCCGCGGGCCGCCCGGGTGAGGCCACCGGGGCCCTATCTGGCCAGAGCTGTGCCGGCCTGAGGCTCACCTTACAGCTGCCCCCGTTGCGACAGGGGTTGCTGTCACACTCGCTGAGCTCCAGCTCGCAGTCCACGCCAGTGTAGCCTGGGCGGCAGGTGCAGGTGTAGCTCCGTTGCCCGCTGTTGGAGCACGTCGCCCCATTCTTGCATGGGGAGTGATGGGTGCAGTAATTGAGATCTGCCGAGACAGGGACTAGCCAGTGAGCAGGGCTGTACAATGGTCCCCACTCCAGGCTCCTGGTAGTGCAAGTTCACTGTCCATGTGTGGCCCAGAGGCTTCAGCCCAAAGTTGTCCCGGCCTAACTACCCTTCTTCCTTGACCCACATCTGACCTGTGCAACcaaccaaagttaaaaaaaaaaatacagttggaCAGCTGCCTGCTAGGTAAGCTCACAACCACTGGCCAccagggtggaaggaagggaaggaagaggagggatggCAAGTCCACATGTGGAGGAGGAAGTCAGAAAGGGCTTTGTGGAGGAGAGGCAGCTGAGATAAGCCTGGAAGGAGGGATAAATGTTAACAGGTGGAAATGGTAGAGAGGAGGCAAGAGCCCCCTCAAGTAGTGACCAGgcattttttaaagggaaatgcaTTACGAGAGTATTTTGAAATAcaagtatttgttttcttatttgggaAGAATAGGGAAGGAGCAAATACAGAGCAAACAGAGAGACTGGAAGGGCTGTGTTTGCCTATGATGAGTATACGACAGTGTCACCTGGGAGCAAATGTGGGGACAGGAAAGAGAGCGGGCAGGAACAGGTGTGTACGCGTGTTTGGGgtaggggagaggagggagaaagcaacacacacacacacacacacacacacacacacacacacacacaaagaatacaGGGGCTGAATTCCAAGCCCCTTGCTGCCAGCAAGTCAGGGCCCAGGCAAGTTCTTTCTAGCCTGGCAAGCCCCCTGCCCAGGCTCCCGAGGCTTGTGCTGGTGTCTCCACGGCAGCAGCCACCCTCTTTGACCCTGAAAATGGGAGGCACATGCTGCAGCTGGCTGCAGGATGAGGGAGCAAAGGCTCCCTCCCCCACGGTTGGGGCTGGGCAGCCCCCCCACAGCCGGAGTGACCAGCCGCGCTCCCAGACCCAGAAGGAGATTGTGGGCTCAGGCAGCTGCCTGGCAAGCGCCCCTGGGGAGGAACAAGGGAGGCTGTCTCTGCCCCACACCAAGAAGTCGGTTAGATGCCACTCCACCCAGAGGCCCAGCTTGGCCACAGCCTCCGGGCAGCTGGTGGGCACACCCCACCAGACAGCTGTTTAGGGGAGAGCTGCTCAAACAGCTCTGGCAGGTAAGCAAACACTTAGGGGGTTAATAGGTAACTACAAGGTAGAAAGAGGAACTGAGCCCAGCATCCCTCCTCCTGGGCCTTGCTAGAATTTGAGTGCGACCTCCAGGCTGCCAACCTGTCATGCTCCTGGCTTCTCCAgcccccctgcctccccagcacctGCAAGAAGGACCCACCATCTCATTCTAGGCCAATCCTAAGCATCCTTACGAGCCCCACCTCCTTGAAGGATAATGGGGAAGCCAACCGGGCAGTCACCAAGTAAGAAGGGGGACTGTTCTAGTTCCCACCCCCTACCCATCTCTCCCAACCCCTCTgcatcctctctctgccctgacTCACCTTGGTCACAGAAGAGGCCGCCCCAGCCCTCATCACAGGTGCATTGCCAGGGGATGCTGCAGGTGCCATGGCGACAGCCATTGTGGGGGATGCATTCATTGCAGAGGCGGCCCTGCCAGCCTGGGCGGCAGCTGTTGAACAAAAGGGAGGCTGAGGGTGAGGTGAGGCCGTGAGGGCTTGGTCAGACGGCTCCCTCCTCACCTGCTTCCTGTCCCCTACTCACATGCACTCGGCTGGCTTGCTGCAGTAGCCATTCTGTTCATGACAGCCAGAAAGACagacagctgaggaaagaaaacagagctggGTGAGGTTGGAATGCCACGGACTCTGAAGCCCCGCTCTCCCTCTCCTGGCCCTGGGGGTGCCCCCAGCTCTACTGGGCTCACTTCCCACTCCTGGCATCTCAGAGGAGCCACGGCTGTTATAAAGGGCAACAGTGGCACAGGGAAGGAGAATCCAGGCTGGGTGGAATGCGATTACAGGGTCCTTGTGGGCTCTGGCAAGATGGGGAGGAGCACTAAGAAGAGACAGATCAGAGTCCACGCCTGTCCTAAGCATCCCCACCTGTTCCTGAGGCCCGGCTAGTGGGCAGCCCAGACCTGTTCTGTGAGGGAGGTAGGCTGTGGCTGTAAAGAGGCCACTGTGTTTGCTCTGGGGACCCCTGCCAGGTAGGCAGGAGCTTGGCTGCTTACGCTCTTCGCAGTACTCCCCAGTCCAGCCGGGGAGGCAGGACAGGCTGCCATCTGGCTGGCACACGTAGTGGCCGAAGTGGTCATTGCGCTTCTTGCACAGGCGCGAGCAGCTGTCCCCATAGTAGTTGTCACTGCAGATGACCCGGTAAGAGTAGCGCAGCCTCGTTGAGGGGCTGGTCTGCTCATCCAGTAACCAGTTCTTGCCCACAGCTAGGGAGCCCTGGATGGCGATCTTGCTGATGAGCGCGTCTGGTGGCAAGGCCTCtgaaggggcagagggccaggTCAAGGAAGGGCAGCCAGTCCCGAGAGTGCCAGCAACTGCTGGATCAAACCAGCTGTCCAGATGACCCCCAGCTGCCAGCAAGCACAGGCCAGAGGAACCCAAGTGTCCCACTGCTTAGctgctgctgtgtgtgtgcgtgcgcgcgcgtgtgtgtgtgtgcgcgcacgcgcacGCACGGGCGTGCATGTGCAGAAGACCCGACATCATTTAAAAAGGGGACAACAGAAGGAGGTTAAAATATCCCAGTGTTCTGGGGGCAGATagagcagaagagaggaaaagaggtccacatggggaagaaaaaaaagagagagaagggaaggagagagggagagagggaaggagaaagaaaaggagagaaaagaaaaggagagaaaggaaaaggaaaggaaaggaaaaggaatggaaaaggaaaggaaaaggaaaggaaaaggaaaggaaaggaaaggaaaggaaaggaaaggaaaggaaaggaaaggaaaggaaaggaaaggaaaggaaagccagGCCGGAGAGGACCCTGGGAGCAAGGGGTCCTCTGGTGCCCATCCACGGGTTCTGCCCTCGGAGATGggtaatgcttttctttttccttttcaaagtgaGAATTGTTGTGCTGCTGAAATATCCTTTTCCTCTGTGTCAGAACAACATCCCAAAGCCATTATTCCCTTTCCAAAGGAGCGGAATTCGCGAAAGGTGTAAAATACAGGAAGGGGCCCGTCAGCGGCGCTGGCAGCTTCGGCCTTTCTCACCGCCGTGCTCCCCGCGTTCCCACGCCAAAAATAACCCGCAGGAAACGCAATTGTGCTCAGAGTCCAGGCAGCGAGCGGAATCCGAGCGTCCAGAGCGGGGCGCAGCTCCAGGACTAGCTTAGCgtcctgcacccccaccccccaccccgcacttCCCCCGCTTATTACACGTTAACTCTTTCGGCGCTAAGCCGTGTCGCCCCCCTGTGGCGGCGGAGCGAGTTACTCACCTGGGCGCAGGTCGTCTCCTGGCGCTTGCCAAGCTTCGATGATGAGTGAGAAGGTACCCTGGAGGCCaaaggagggggcgggggaagacAGAGAGCGAGATGAGCAGGGGCGGAGAGGTGGGGGTGCCTTGCGGCAGCGGGTTTAATTAATCTAATTGCAGGATACAGTTACAGCTCCCGGGTCAACATAACGGGTCTGCGCGCGGCATCGCGCGAGCAGGAAAGGTGAGAGGAGAACCCCGAGTAGGAGGGTTAAGAGATGGGCGCATGTTAGCGTGAGTCACTCGAAGGTGGGAAACGCGCCGAGATAGTAGGTGATGAAAATCATATCCCAAGAGTTGGGAGAAGAGAGGGCATAGAACTGGAGGAGGGAAACTGGTGAGATCCTTCCTGAGGCTGAGGTCCCAGGAGACAGTAGAGGAAAGTATCAAAAGAGAGCgccctggttttgttttggtttggattggtttggtttggtttggtttggttggaAGTGAGGAAATCTAGGGGGGAGGGCTTTGGTCCCAGGGAGCCCCCTTCTCGTCTTTCGTGCTCACCGGCCAGGTGAAATTGAAAGGCAGTTGAAGAGGGTTGCGGACCCCGCCGCTACTATCGTCCCCGATGGCGAAGGAGTTGGTGCCCAACACAGGCGTAGAAACGCTGCCGAAGGTGCAGGGCCCGGGCGACACGACCGCCTGGAAGTGTTTAAGGCAGACGCGGAAGAAGGTCCTGCAGCTGGGTTCGCACGGCCGCCCGCTGGCCAGTACGCCTCGCTCGTTGGCAAACTCGTGCAGCTGCAGTTGGAAGACTCCGGAGCAGGCTGCGCGCTATTGCACAGGGAccgagggaggaaggaggggagcggTCAGCTCGGCGGACGCCTGGGGCTCAGGCTCCGGGCGCGgcgggagggggtggagggggcgcGGGACGTTACCTGCTGCCAAAGTGCCACCAGCAGCAGTAGCGCCCAGCCAGAGGCGCTACGGGACGCGGCTGCCATCCCCTGGAGCGTCGCTCTCTCCCCGCGCCCGCTCTGGAGCTGGCTTCGTTCGGAACGCAGCTTTCCCGCGCGTCTATCCGCCGGAGGGGTCCCTGAAAAGCCAGGCTCTTCTGGGGCTTTCCTCCCGCTTCGCCTTCTCGTTAGCTCTGTTCCAACTGCGGCGGTAGGTAATCCAGGTGAGGGCGGCTGGGCGGTGGCCGGGCCGGGGACGTGTCCTCGGGCTAATCCTGGGGCTGCAAGCGGGCTAGTGCCCGGTACACTGCGCTGAGACGGCTGGAGCTGCGGCTCTTGGCCTCGTGTTCCCAGCTTGCGCTCTGCGCCGCTACTGAAACCTGCGCTCTCGGGAGCCTTCCTTATATATATTGGCTCCTCTCTTCTCCGCCTGTCACTCAGAGCCCATGgtcactctcccctcccctccgggcCTCTAGCGCTACAGccccagcagggcctggaggGGGCCTCCGCCCCCGCCATCCCCCGTCCCCGCCAGCCAGTCATGCACAGGTCCCCGCCCCTCCGTGCCTCTCTCAGCCCCTGGGGCCCCTAACTCTGCGCGTGCCAAGGTGACTAGTTATCCGCGGCCGAGGGGTTACGGTCTGAGACCCGGGCtgtgagaggagggggagggcctgggggaATGGGGCGGGAGGTGAGCGAGTGGTTCCCGGATGGTCATGGAGGCGGAGACACTGGGGAGTCCCCGTGGGCGGTCCGTCTGCCGCCGGAGCTAGTTACCTTCAGCCTTCCAGCAGGTAAAAAGAACTTAAGCTCGGAAAGCGAAAGCAGGGTCGAAGAACTCGAATCTCCTTCTTCCCCGAGCCTTGGAAGCTGTCGCCACCTCAGTCCCCGACCTGTGAGCGCCCACCCACCTCGCGTCCCCGGTGCAACAGAGAAACCAGCGGACGCTTTAACCTCTCTGTGGCCACACCGGGCAAGGCGAGGGCTTTGAGTCTAAGACTTGGGGGCTCTCgagggctccctccctcctcctggtaTGCGTCGCCCTCCCTAGTTGCGGGGGGCGTGCCCAGCGCGTgccttctcccttctgcccccagccTGAGCTCTACTGGTGCCAGCCCCTAGACCCGTGGTCCCggagacgggggagggggggcgtgGTCCCCGCGGTATGAGAAGGGGGGCGCGTCCTCAGCTGTATGGTAATGAGGGTCTGGCCCCTCCTCCAGCGCCTCCCCTCACCTGGGTTCNNNNNNNNNNNNNNNNNNNNNNNNNNNNNNNNNNNNNNNNNNNNNNNNNNNNNNNNNNNNNNNNNNNNNNNNNNNNNNNNNNNNNNNNNNNNNNNNNNNNNNNNNNNNNNNNNNNNNNNNNNNNNNNNNNNNNNNNNNNNNNNNNNNNNNNNNNNNNNNNNNNNNNNNNNNNNNNNNNNNNNNNNNNNNNNNNNNNNNNNNNNNNNNNNNNNNNNNNNNNNNNNNNNNNNNNNNNNNNNNNNNNNNNNNNNNNNNNNNNNNNNNNNNNNNNNNNNNNNNNNNNNNNNNNNNNNNNNNNNNNNNNNNNNNNNNNNNNNNNNNNNNNNNNNNNNNNNNNNNNNNNNNNNNNNNNNNNNNNNNNNNNNNNNNNNNNNNNNNNNNNNNNNNNNNNNNNNNNNNNNNNNNNNNNNNNNNNNNNNNNNNNNNNNNNNNNNNNNNNNNNNNNNNNNNNNNNNNNNNNNNNNNNNNNNNNNNNNNNNNNNNNNNNNNNNNNNNNNNNNNNNNNNNNNNNNNNNNNNNNNNNNNNNNNNNNNNNNNNNNNNNNNNNNNNNNNNNNNNNNNNNNNNNNNNNNNNNNNNNNNNNNNNNNNNNNNNNNNNNNNNggggggggggggggggggggagcagggacGCGGCGCGGGCCCGGGGGAGGCCGTGAGGGGGGGAGGCGCGGCAGTGGAGCACAACAGCTGCCTATGCCTAGCACGGTCTGATTTTTTTGacttgggggtggtggtggaggattGGGGGGAAGGATGAGAAACAAGAGGTTGAGAGcgtgggttgggggaggggcgagATGAGGAGATGGGCTCCGGGGTCCCCCACGCACGGCCACCCCTCCCAGCCACCATCTGGCGCGAGCGGGTTGGCGTGGGGAACCGAGGTGGGGCGGGGGCCGGCAGATGGGCCCAGGCTGCTCTCCAGAGTTAATGTAGGTTATGGGCAGGCGGAGTCCCCAGGCCCGAGAGAGGGGGGCCCAGGGCTTGCCTCCCAGCGATCCTGACAAGTGAATTCCTCACACTCGCTCCGCCCATACTCTATGGTCCCTAGACCTGCCTAGGGTGCCAAAGCGTGTCCCTTGCTCTCCTCTGAGCTGGCATCCATCCCTACCTAGTTCTGTTTGCTTCCACCTCCAAATCCTGGCCTAGGAGTTGTTAAGAACTCGCTCCTTTACTGGCGCCGGCACTTCCCTGCCTCTCAAGGGAGACATCCAGTCCTACAGAATGCCTCTTGCTCAATACTGGTAGATTTGGAACTCTCTCTACCCCCTCTTACACATCCTGACTTTGCAAACAGTGAAGGACCAAACAAAACCATTATTGTCCTCAGAGACACAAAATGCAAGGGATCCCAGAGACCTAGAAATCCTTTTTAAGGAGGAAAGTGTTAAATTCTCCTTGCCATCAAAAGGCATTTATGAAATATCTATTTGCCACGTGGGAACTCTCCCAGAAGTTCATTATCCCGCTAAGATGCCACACTGGGCCCTGAGTACCCAACAGCGATCCAGTTTGCTGGAGTCCCTCTTTGCCCACATTTGCTGAGCGAGAAAGTGTCCGGCTGCGGGCCCAGAACTGAAATGCAAGTGTCCACAGCTGGGActcctccctttttctcctaCTAGAGACCCATGTGTCCTGGGTGCTACCAAGAGCAGGAGTGCTGTGAGTCCATTGGAGGCCGCAAATCACAGTACGGTTGGACCCACCTGGACATCTGTTGACCCTGCCCCTATGCAGACGCTGGGCAATGCCCTCGAGAGGGAGCATGGATGCAAGGTTCAACCGACTGGGGCTCCCCTGAACTGACTGTGGGCCCCCTGTAAAGCCACGGGTCCTCATCCCCACTCGCACCGACAACGTCAGGAGCCGGAGCAGGGTCCCGGCTCGGCTTCATTCAAGGCCCACAGTCTCCCCTTCAGGGGCCTTCTGCTCCTGTCGTCCTCTCCTCCTGGCCCCTACATACAGCCCCCCAGGAGGCAGAACCCTCACCTGGGGCCATAACGCGCCAAGGTTGTCTTCCAGCCGCGCCCCTAAGCTGACCGCGGGTTTATTGGCGTACCACGGGGGCCGCGTAGAGCCTCgggacccctcccccactgggtAGCCTActcgccctccctcccccccggAGTCAGCGGCGCAGCTCCGAAGCTTCTAGCGTCGTTTCGCCCACCCCCGACTCGCGTTCTCGGCGGGGCAAACTGTGGCCAGGTAGGAGCATGGCGGAGGCCGGGCCATGGAGCCCGTGGGGCAGGCCAGGGGCGGGGGAGCGGGCCTGGCTTGGGCGGGGCGCTTAAGCCTTGAGGGGCACCGCTGCGGTCGCGGCCGAGAAGGGGCCACGTGCAGGGAGCCGCGGCCGGGGAACTGCACAGAAGGCGGGGAGATTTGCAAACTGTTGCTGCCACATGGCTGCTCCTTTCGATCCATTCACATTGAAATGAGGCCGGCGCGTGCCTCATCTGCCGCAGGGCGCTGCCACGCGTCAGCCCGGCCCGCCGCGTGCCAACTGGGGCAGTGGGGCTGGCAGGGCCTGCCAGCCGTGGGGGCGCAGCCCGGGGCCCTGAggccgggagggggcggggaagggagCTGAGCTACCCTAGCCGCTCAGGCGCCGCGGTTCCGCGGACCTTGGCCCTGCGATTGGGAGCGAGCCGGCGAGAAAGGGCCGGGACGGACGGGTTTCGGAGGGGGGCCGGGATCGATGCCGCCGCTCCCCGCAGATGCGCCCCGGCAGCGCTACTCTCCATCTGCCGCTGCTCGCACCTGCCGGTCAATAAATCGATTTTACAATTTAATGCAGCAGCTTCCCGCCCGCCTGGGACAGATGCCGCCGCAGAACCACCTCcgccctcacccctcccctcgaGGGGCGCCAGCGGTTAGGGCAGGGATTCCCGCTCGGCAGGCGGTGCCCCGCGCGGCCTTGTTCACCTCTTTCTCGAGTCCCTACAAGGAACTGCCCGCTCAGGGTCTTTCCCGCGGAACAGAGTGGGTTTCCCATAGGACAGGCCTGAGGCTggtggaggagaaaagatgaTGACTTAGTGGTGGCCCTGGCGACTCATTTGGGGGCTTTATGGGGAACAGGATGCAGTGGCTGATGATAAGATGTGAGAGACCCTGTGAGGAGAAAGGGGTAGGACTTGGGGCATGGGCGCTGAGAGACCATGAGTCCTGAGGACTCCCCATGGTCCCGATGGGGAGGGTTGAACTGGAATGaggcctctcccccccccccaacaactcCTCTGGCTGAGTCTGGCGAATAAGCGTAACATGCACCAGGGTTTTGGTACTCCTCAGCCATGTAGTCTTGGGGCCTCGGGgcttgtaattgatttttatttttttattatttaaaaaaattttggggggttgctgcagagagaatctcaagcaggctccctccattcactgaccctgagatcatgacctgagctgggcacttaaccaactgagccatccaggtgcccctagattttatttttaagtaatctctacacccagtgcggggctcaaactca
Proteins encoded in this window:
- the DLL4 gene encoding delta-like protein 4, which codes for MAAASRSASGWALLLLVALWQQRAACSGVFQLQLHEFANERGVLASGRPCEPSCRTFFRVCLKHFQAVVSPGPCTFGSVSTPVLGTNSFAIGDDSSGGVRNPLQLPFNFTWPGTFSLIIEAWQAPGDDLRPEALPPDALISKIAIQGSLAVGKNWLLDEQTSPSTRLRYSYRVICSDNYYGDSCSRLCKKRNDHFGHYVCQPDGSLSCLPGWTGEYCEEPVCLSGCHEQNGYCSKPAECICRPGWQGRLCNECIPHNGCRHGTCSIPWQCTCDEGWGGLFCDQDLNYCTHHSPCKNGATCSNSGQRSYTCTCRPGYTGVDCELELSECDSNPCRNGGSCKDQEDGYRCLCPPGYYGLHCEHNILSCADSPCFNGGSCRERSQGASYACECPPNFMGSNCEKKVDRCTSNPCANGGQCLNRGPNRVCRCRPGFTGPHCELHISDCARNPCAHGGTCHELENGLVCTCPAGFSGRRCEVRIPSDVCTSGPCFNGATCYPGLSEDSFVCNCPYGFVGSRCEFPVSMPPSFPWVAVSLGVGLVVVLVLLGMVAVAVRQLRLRRPDDGSREAMNNLSDFQKDNLIPAAQLKNTNQKKELEVDCGLDKSNCGKQQNHTLDYNLAPGPLGRGTMLGKYSHSDKSLGEKAPLRLHSEKPECRISAICSPRDSMYQSVCLISEERNECVIATEV